The proteins below are encoded in one region of Apostichopus japonicus isolate 1M-3 chromosome 4, ASM3797524v1, whole genome shotgun sequence:
- the LOC139966501 gene encoding vacuolar protein sorting-associated protein 72 homolog, whose protein sequence is MSLAATREKRGTAGNRMQRMLDEEQEDDFYKTTYGGFQEESGDEEFSSGEEEKPGDESSSDSDISASEDDEVISEEDDDAPKRAKRVVTKAYKEPVKQQEVNKAATVRQESSKQTTTSRRRQAAGGVDSQVRKSSRRSTVQRVNEFQRRIKEREEKSRHNRASLAKKAPPGMRRLTQEELLREARITEKHNLASLKVYQQMEAEKKKVKIPKRVHVGPKIRFHSLTMPLIVELPSPTADNIVNVVSTGTTEEKPVSKKKCSRNFITLSDEKLYPVIFPKKSGRPPTKLYCPVTRMPAKYIDPVTSIPYATKKAFKIIRETYSTEIENAMMDRRKKQKKAAKT, encoded by the exons ATGTCTCTAGCTGCGACACGAGAGAAGAGAGGAACCGCGGGAAACCGCATGCAGAGGATGCTTGATGAAGAACAAGAAGATGACTTCTATAAGACCACCTATGGGGGGTTTCAAGAG GAATCTGGTGATGAAGAATTTTCATCTGGGGAAGAAGAAAAGCCTGGTGATGAGAGCTCTTCAGATAGTGACATTAGCGCATCCGAAGATGATGAAGTAATTAGTGAGGAAGACGATGATGCACCAAAGAGAGCCAAGAGAGTTGTAACAAAAGCCTACAAG GAGCCAGTGAAACAACAGGAGGTGAACAAGGCTGCTACAGTTCGACAGGAATCATCAAAGCAAACCACTACTTCTAGACGGAGACAGGCAGCAGGTGGTGTTGATTCTCAAG TCCGTAAATCGTCGAGGAGATCAACTGTGCAACGAGTGAATGAATTTCAGAGGCGAATAAAGGAGAGGGAGGAGAAGTCACGCCACAACCGAGCATCATTGGCCAAGAAAGCCCCTCCTGGTATGAGAAGGCTGACTCAGGAAGAACTCCTTAGAGAAGCTAGGATAACCGAGAAGCATAATCTAGCGTCATTAA AGGTGTACCAACAGATGGAGGCCGAAAAGAAGAAAGTCAAAATACCCAAACGAGTCCACGTGGGACCCAAGATACGTTTCCATTCCCTTACGATGCCCCTTATAGTAGAGCTACCAAGTCCCACGGCAGATAATATTGTCAATGTGGTCTCCACAGG AACAACTGAGGAAAAGCCTGTTTCAAAGAAGAAGTGCAGTCGAAATTTCATAACGTTAAGTGACGAAAAACTGTACCCTGTGATTTTCCCCAAGAAGTCGGGTAGACCTCCAACTAAACTGTATTGCCCTGTTACAAGGATGCCTGCAAAGTACATTGACCCTGTGACAAGCATCCCATATGCCACTAAGAAGGCCTTCAAGATAATCCGGGAGACCTATTCAACCGAGATTGAGAACGCCATGATGGATCGGCGTAAGAAACAGAAGAAAGCAGCCAAGACCTGA